A genomic window from Massilia sp. METH4 includes:
- a CDS encoding TadE family protein, translating into MFIKRRQTGATLVEMAFLTPVFLLVLMALVEFGMMFFVTLTMQYAVREGARYAITGQSDLDPAKSGKQRSAAVIQKIRDSSMGMYDKVGPVIVVNDTKYESGAYGNATFGTAGDLIVLRLNCAWTVTTPIISAFFADGKYRFAVAATMRNEDF; encoded by the coding sequence ATGTTTATCAAACGCCGTCAAACGGGCGCCACACTCGTCGAAATGGCCTTCCTTACGCCGGTCTTCCTGCTCGTGCTGATGGCACTGGTGGAGTTCGGCATGATGTTCTTCGTCACGCTGACCATGCAGTACGCCGTGCGCGAAGGGGCGCGCTATGCGATCACCGGCCAGAGCGACCTCGATCCCGCCAAGTCGGGCAAGCAGCGCTCCGCGGCCGTGATCCAGAAGATCCGCGACAGCTCGATGGGCATGTACGACAAGGTGGGGCCGGTCATCGTCGTGAACGATACCAAGTACGAGAGTGGCGCCTACGGCAACGCCACGTTCGGGACCGCCGGCGACCTCATCGTGCTCAGGCTGAACTGCGCATGGACGGTGACCACGCCGATCATTTCCGCGTTCTTCGCCGACGGCAAATACCGCTTTGCCGTTGCGGCCACGATGCGCAACGAGGACTTCTAG
- a CDS encoding TadE/TadG family type IV pilus assembly protein has protein sequence MRPELFRQGGVAAVEFALILPMLLLLLFGLIDGARALQANIIVTNISREGANLVARGNTPLETGSQDIIRALMASAPPLDVNRRGMVYITRVMGVVSNGVSRSVVLDQYRWDDAARGLGYRNSKYAPASRVYGCTAWTAGTCTGISATARPATGMMNGQLDDGEVVHVVETFYNFDMLLTGFAPRFGPDLYSMTVF, from the coding sequence ATGCGGCCCGAGCTCTTTCGCCAGGGCGGCGTGGCCGCCGTCGAATTCGCGCTGATCCTGCCGATGCTGCTGCTGCTCCTGTTCGGCCTGATCGACGGCGCCCGCGCGCTGCAGGCCAACATCATCGTCACCAACATCAGCCGCGAGGGCGCCAATCTGGTGGCGCGCGGCAACACGCCACTGGAGACGGGCAGCCAGGACATCATCCGCGCCCTGATGGCCAGCGCGCCGCCGCTCGACGTGAACCGCCGCGGCATGGTGTACATCACGCGCGTGATGGGCGTGGTCAGCAACGGCGTGTCGCGCAGCGTGGTGCTCGACCAGTACCGCTGGGACGACGCGGCGCGCGGCCTCGGCTACCGCAACAGCAAGTATGCGCCGGCCAGCAGGGTGTACGGCTGCACGGCGTGGACCGCCGGCACATGCACGGGCATCAGCGCCACCGCGCGCCCGGCGACCGGCATGATGAACGGCCAGCTCGACGATGGCGAAGTCGTCCACGTGGTCGAGACCTTCTACAACTTCGACATGCTGCTGACGGGCTTCGCGCCCCGTTTCGGCCCCGACCTGTATTCGATGACGGTGTTCTGA
- a CDS encoding VWA domain-containing protein, whose product MTHKLSRQRGAVAIMVALAMLVLLAVAGLVIDGGLAYLVKARLNAAVDAAAVAAARAVPAGNTQIEQIASAQAASAQFFAANIPASYLLSKPKLLSTKVTFNGGEVKIDVTAEAPMQLSFMRVMGFTSLTPQAYAQTVRKDLDMVLVVDNSGSLYDYRATVKASAKWFLNKFNKTQDRVGLVSFAAGARINRPISRDARGFDRAAMLSSIDAMVFSTGTTSVEGMWNARAEINAIPLLKRSAMRVIVFFSDGAPTGIGTYGALKSSALCPTAGSLDIQKGLRGLWSLGTTGTELGGGCDVDNNAPAKLAQWYNAHNIKDETALREFRLAGGGPRTVGEDIGTDTLLVKNVGAAAYNLAEAVAAKARDENIYVFTLGLGAGLKSASGYNNENNEAFLKCMANVADGPARCYDPAKPVGMYCYAATDADLTPCFSKLASAILRIAK is encoded by the coding sequence ATGACCCACAAGCTTTCCCGGCAGCGCGGCGCTGTAGCCATCATGGTGGCCCTGGCCATGCTCGTGCTGCTGGCCGTGGCCGGCCTCGTCATCGACGGCGGCCTGGCCTATCTCGTCAAGGCGCGCCTGAACGCGGCCGTCGATGCGGCGGCCGTGGCCGCGGCGCGCGCCGTCCCGGCGGGAAACACGCAGATCGAGCAGATCGCCAGCGCGCAGGCGGCATCGGCGCAATTCTTCGCGGCGAACATCCCGGCCAGCTACCTGCTGTCCAAGCCGAAGCTGCTGTCGACGAAGGTGACGTTCAACGGCGGCGAGGTGAAGATCGATGTCACGGCCGAGGCGCCGATGCAGCTCTCCTTCATGCGGGTGATGGGCTTTACTTCGCTGACACCGCAGGCGTATGCGCAGACGGTGCGCAAGGACCTGGACATGGTGCTGGTGGTCGACAACTCCGGCTCGCTGTACGATTACCGCGCCACCGTGAAGGCATCGGCGAAGTGGTTCCTCAACAAGTTCAACAAGACGCAGGACCGGGTCGGCCTGGTCAGCTTTGCCGCCGGCGCCAGGATCAACCGGCCGATCTCGCGCGACGCGCGCGGGTTCGACCGCGCGGCAATGCTGTCGTCCATCGATGCCATGGTGTTCAGCACGGGCACGACGTCGGTGGAAGGCATGTGGAATGCGCGCGCGGAGATCAACGCGATCCCCTTGCTGAAGCGCTCGGCGATGCGCGTGATCGTGTTCTTCTCGGACGGGGCGCCCACCGGCATCGGCACGTATGGCGCATTGAAGTCATCGGCTCTGTGCCCGACCGCCGGCAGCCTCGACATCCAGAAGGGCTTGCGAGGATTGTGGAGCCTGGGCACGACCGGCACCGAGCTCGGCGGTGGCTGCGACGTCGACAACAATGCCCCCGCGAAGCTCGCCCAGTGGTACAACGCGCACAATATCAAGGATGAGACGGCGCTGCGCGAATTTCGCCTGGCGGGCGGCGGACCCCGCACCGTGGGGGAAGACATCGGCACCGATACCCTGCTCGTGAAGAACGTGGGGGCGGCCGCCTACAACCTGGCCGAAGCCGTGGCCGCCAAGGCGCGCGACGAAAATATCTATGTCTTCACGCTCGGGCTGGGTGCCGGCCTGAAGTCGGCCAGCGGCTACAACAACGAAAACAACGAAGCATTCCTGAAATGCATGGCCAACGTGGCCGACGGCCCCGCGCGCTGCTACGACCCGGCCAAGCCGGTGGGCATGTACTGCTATGCGGCCACCGATGCCGACCTGACTCCGTGCTTCTCGAAACTGGCGTCCGCTATCCTGCGAATTGCAAAGTGA
- a CDS encoding PEP-CTERM sorting domain-containing protein — MKMLVKTLAAAAATLAFAVNAHAAIGSASAADVTLAGEPADAFAYEQGWNPQSGPNGDTSGFESDFASYGVGDWQLLDKYEAGGSFGNAGQLAFTFSGDAGSDGSWTVTNTTGTALTLDLVFAVHAGNQGGAWLFDDQTIGAGQTLEGDWEILWTVGQNGNNNPDFSNLTLFARDVSPIPEPGTYAMLLGGLAVTGFALRRKRKNAR, encoded by the coding sequence ATGAAAATGTTGGTCAAGACGCTCGCCGCCGCAGCGGCCACCCTCGCTTTCGCCGTCAATGCCCATGCCGCCATCGGCAGCGCCAGCGCCGCCGATGTCACGCTCGCCGGGGAACCGGCCGACGCCTTCGCTTATGAGCAAGGCTGGAATCCGCAATCGGGACCGAACGGCGACACGAGCGGCTTCGAGAGCGACTTCGCCAGCTACGGCGTCGGCGACTGGCAACTGCTGGACAAGTATGAAGCGGGCGGCAGCTTCGGCAATGCCGGCCAGCTGGCCTTCACTTTCTCGGGCGATGCGGGCTCCGACGGCAGCTGGACCGTGACGAACACGACCGGCACGGCGCTGACGCTGGACCTGGTGTTCGCGGTCCACGCCGGCAACCAGGGCGGCGCATGGCTGTTCGACGACCAGACGATCGGCGCAGGCCAGACGCTGGAAGGCGACTGGGAAATCCTGTGGACCGTGGGCCAGAACGGCAACAACAATCCCGACTTCTCGAACCTCACGCTGTTCGCACGCGACGTGTCACCGATCCCGGAACCGGGCACCTACGCCATGCTGCTGGGCGGCCTGGCCGTGACGGGCTTCGCACTGCGCCGCAAGCGCAAGAACGCCAGGTAA
- a CDS encoding ATP-binding protein: MLIPPPPALIDAVQPDVRYQELFEQAPVSIQILAPDGRTLRVNKAWKELWQIRDGTPLQAHIFSAGYNVLTDPQLIASGIVRYLERALAGESVVIPALRYDVSALAGSGPARWVTARAHPIKDAAGRIMEVMLMHEDISERVEAERAMRDQDRRKDEFLAMLAHELRNPLAPISAAADMLKLGAGSKEQVRKASEVIGRQVRHLTSLVDDLLDVSRVTRGLIELHRAEVDVTAVVASAVEQSRPLIEARGHRFSVEADAQGATLSGDFNRLVQVVVNLLNNACKYTPRGGRIVLAVVRSGGNVTITVRDDGIGLDGALLPHVFELFTQAERTPDRSQGGLGIGLALVKNIVTMHGGTVTAHSDGPGMGCEFAVTLGLC; this comes from the coding sequence ATGCTCATCCCTCCCCCGCCCGCCTTGATCGATGCCGTGCAGCCGGACGTCCGCTACCAGGAACTGTTCGAGCAGGCGCCCGTCAGCATCCAGATCCTGGCGCCGGACGGGCGCACGCTGCGGGTCAACAAGGCGTGGAAGGAACTCTGGCAGATCCGGGACGGCACGCCGCTGCAGGCGCATATCTTCAGCGCCGGCTACAACGTATTGACGGACCCGCAGCTGATCGCCAGCGGCATCGTGCGCTACCTGGAACGGGCGCTGGCCGGCGAATCGGTGGTGATCCCGGCCCTGCGCTACGACGTGAGCGCGCTCGCCGGCAGTGGGCCAGCGCGCTGGGTCACGGCGCGCGCGCATCCGATCAAGGACGCCGCGGGGCGGATCATGGAAGTCATGCTGATGCACGAGGATATCAGCGAGCGGGTCGAGGCCGAACGGGCGATGCGCGACCAGGACCGGCGCAAGGATGAATTCCTGGCGATGCTGGCGCACGAGCTGCGCAACCCGCTGGCACCCATCTCGGCGGCGGCCGACATGCTCAAGCTCGGTGCCGGGTCCAAAGAGCAGGTGCGCAAGGCCAGCGAGGTGATCGGACGGCAGGTGCGCCACCTCACTTCCCTCGTCGACGACCTGCTCGACGTCTCGCGCGTCACGCGCGGCCTGATCGAACTGCATCGCGCCGAGGTCGACGTGACGGCGGTCGTCGCCAGCGCCGTCGAGCAGTCGCGGCCTCTCATCGAGGCGCGCGGCCATCGCTTCAGCGTGGAAGCCGATGCGCAGGGCGCCACCCTCTCCGGCGATTTCAACCGTCTCGTGCAGGTGGTGGTCAATTTGCTCAACAACGCGTGCAAGTACACGCCGCGCGGCGGGCGCATCGTGCTGGCGGTGGTCCGCTCGGGCGGGAACGTCACGATCACCGTGCGCGATGACGGCATCGGCCTCGACGGCGCACTGCTGCCACACGTGTTCGAGCTGTTCACGCAGGCCGAGCGCACGCCCGACCGCAGCCAGGGCGGGCTGGGGATCGGGCTGGCGCTGGTGAAGAATATCGTGACGATGCACGGCGGCACCGTCACGGCGCACAGCGACGGGCCGGGCATGGGCTGCGAATTCGCCGTCACGCTCGGCCTGTGCTGA
- a CDS encoding TetR family transcriptional regulator yields the protein MPQPVPAKTPSRKTPAADALLAAACAIIAAEGLQGLTLRPLAERLGVSVTVLTNHYGNRGDLVAAICRAGSAQEATGAKGWRTLLAPIGSLPGQLAASVAEAFLDEQATRQRDNATLYFELLHAGTWDQTIRPALADWTAQCRAFWDDFGRRAAIPAPLIETGWWHGYMLAEGFYGLALDGDPSYRLLRRLGLQRVFAGGAARAADAADGILFDRLGERMRHAEVPATDRGTAPAWVADAARACGIRLAMQGVGAVTHRAVAADAGVAHTTLSYRFPTQHDLVVAGLESITAHVLSAVEAESLDDVERRRTAGDGARLDLARANLAVALAARRMPPLVPRLAHMRSRRGANLAKVLQKYLPGASGVDALCAQVMSLGLTGLTIAGPPGERTDAAVAAAFAAAARWVGR from the coding sequence TTGCCCCAGCCGGTCCCTGCCAAGACACCATCGCGCAAGACGCCGGCAGCCGATGCGCTGCTGGCAGCCGCCTGCGCCATCATTGCCGCCGAGGGCTTGCAGGGCCTGACATTGCGCCCGCTGGCGGAGCGCCTCGGCGTATCGGTCACCGTGCTCACCAACCACTATGGCAACCGCGGCGACCTGGTTGCGGCCATCTGCCGCGCGGGCAGCGCGCAGGAAGCAACGGGCGCGAAAGGCTGGCGCACGCTGCTCGCACCGATCGGCAGTCTGCCGGGCCAACTGGCCGCCAGCGTTGCCGAAGCCTTCCTCGACGAGCAGGCGACGCGGCAGCGTGACAACGCCACGCTCTATTTCGAACTGCTGCATGCCGGCACCTGGGATCAAACCATCCGCCCCGCGCTGGCGGATTGGACAGCGCAATGCCGCGCCTTCTGGGACGACTTCGGCCGGCGCGCCGCCATTCCCGCGCCGTTGATCGAGACCGGCTGGTGGCACGGCTACATGCTGGCCGAGGGTTTTTATGGCCTGGCGCTGGACGGCGACCCGTCCTACCGGCTGCTGCGCCGCCTCGGCCTGCAACGCGTGTTCGCCGGCGGCGCGGCGCGGGCGGCGGATGCGGCGGACGGCATCCTGTTCGACCGGCTCGGTGAGCGCATGCGGCACGCGGAAGTGCCCGCGACCGACCGCGGGACGGCGCCCGCGTGGGTGGCCGATGCCGCCCGCGCGTGCGGCATTCGCCTGGCGATGCAGGGCGTGGGCGCCGTGACGCACCGCGCGGTGGCCGCCGATGCGGGCGTTGCCCACACGACCCTCAGCTACCGTTTCCCCACGCAGCACGACCTCGTGGTGGCGGGCCTGGAATCGATCACGGCGCATGTGCTGTCGGCAGTGGAGGCGGAGAGCCTCGATGACGTGGAACGCCGGCGCACCGCCGGCGACGGTGCACGGCTCGACCTGGCGCGCGCCAACCTTGCCGTGGCGCTGGCCGCGCGGCGCATGCCGCCGCTCGTGCCACGCCTGGCGCACATGCGCAGCCGGCGCGGCGCCAACCTGGCCAAGGTACTGCAAAAGTACCTGCCGGGGGCAAGCGGCGTCGATGCCTTGTGCGCGCAAGTGATGTCGCTCGGGTTGACCGGCCTGACGATTGCCGGACCGCCGGGTGAGCGGACCGACGCGGCGGTGGCGGCGGCGTTCGCCGCCGCCGCCCGGTGGGTGGGGCGGTGA
- a CDS encoding 5'/3'-nucleotidase SurE → MKHRLIAGACLALCAAPAFALNIVLSNDDGLTSNLKALYEELKVAGHSVIVSVPCTGQSGRGAAIVMYSTTVIVSDNDKTQIDAEGGCHNGAAPLGAPAVGPFTKSGYTNGDYHYVHGTPVMAVMYGLDVLAPARWGKAPDLVLSGPNEGQNVGRLVISSGTVSNAQFAAGRGLPAIALSAGTDTVDNAGLANAHSRTVAQLSMKLLAALQAKAGTGPLLPAGVALNVNFPDAPTAGAAWAFTRHGTYDTYRLKFSSAAPWGLSGAAPAAATADQAEDEALVYRKKVAVTAMQVGYDQRPAAQQWLRLRMRDMFGQ, encoded by the coding sequence ATGAAACACCGTCTGATCGCCGGCGCCTGCCTTGCCCTGTGCGCGGCTCCCGCATTCGCCCTGAACATCGTGCTGTCCAATGACGACGGCCTTACCAGCAACCTGAAGGCGCTCTACGAAGAGCTGAAGGTGGCCGGTCATTCCGTCATCGTGTCGGTGCCGTGCACCGGCCAGAGCGGGCGCGGCGCCGCCATCGTGATGTACAGCACCACCGTCATCGTTTCGGACAACGACAAGACGCAGATCGACGCGGAAGGCGGTTGCCACAACGGCGCGGCGCCGCTGGGCGCGCCGGCCGTTGGCCCGTTCACGAAGAGCGGCTACACGAACGGCGACTACCACTACGTGCACGGCACGCCCGTGATGGCGGTGATGTACGGCCTGGACGTGCTGGCGCCGGCGCGCTGGGGCAAGGCACCCGACCTGGTTCTCTCCGGGCCGAACGAAGGCCAGAACGTGGGCCGCCTGGTGATCAGTTCGGGCACGGTCAGCAACGCGCAGTTCGCCGCCGGCCGAGGCTTGCCCGCGATCGCCCTCAGCGCGGGCACCGATACGGTGGACAACGCGGGCCTGGCCAACGCGCATTCGCGCACCGTCGCGCAGCTGTCGATGAAATTGCTGGCCGCCCTGCAGGCCAAGGCCGGCACGGGCCCCCTGCTGCCCGCCGGCGTGGCCCTGAACGTCAACTTCCCCGACGCGCCCACGGCCGGCGCGGCGTGGGCCTTCACGCGCCACGGCACCTACGACACGTACCGCCTGAAATTCAGCAGCGCGGCGCCGTGGGGCTTGTCCGGCGCGGCACCGGCCGCGGCGACGGCCGACCAGGCCGAGGACGAGGCACTCGTCTACAGGAAGAAGGTGGCCGTGACGGCCATGCAGGTGGGCTACGACCAGCGCCCGGCCGCCCAGCAGTGGCTGCGCCTGCGCATGCGTGACATGTTCGGCCAGTGA
- a CDS encoding PAS domain-containing methyl-accepting chemotaxis protein encodes MTNQIPAGYLGARADDARVDTACAVLEAIDRTQTLIEFDPEGIIRHANGKFLGVTGYTLAEVVGRHHRMFLTVEHAASPEYAAFWDGIVGGDSTGGLYRIAHKDGHAIWLQGMFVPVPGADGKAVKVAMIATDVTASTLRNADFKGKMTALDRAQAVIEFDLTGRILHANENFLGTLGYSLDEVAGRQHAMFCEPAYAASHEYHAFWKHLASGNFHSGEFKRVAKDGRAVWIQATYNPIFDAAGKPFKVVKFASDVTQEKIRNADFEGKIRAVNRVQAVIEFDLCGKVIDANENFLEVMGYSLDEVRGQHHRMFCEPGFAHSPEYMAFWERLARGEFNAGEYRRVTKSGKPVWILASYNPIFDADGKPLKVVKYASDITSQKRMSEDIRGKLDAIGRSQAVIEFDMRGNVLTVNENFLRTLGYVEDEVVGQHHSMFCAGELVKSAEYRNFWADLAQGKFQSGRFRRHGKHGAEIWIQATYNPILDSSGKPYKVVKFAMDVTAQVYREEQVARRLSDITGVLAELTQSIGAVAQSAQHSSMLAGQTQTEAGAGSTLLARSKEAMLAIQQSSADVRDIIDTISDIASQTHLLAFNAAIEAARAGEHGTGFSVVANEVRKLAEKSALAAREIGKMIAQTVSRVDEGTRLNGDVEGAFDRIVRSVEKTSESIARIHDTTQAQTASTASVSALLAELERVATER; translated from the coding sequence ATGACGAACCAGATTCCCGCCGGTTACCTTGGCGCCAGAGCGGACGACGCGCGCGTGGATACCGCGTGCGCCGTCCTGGAGGCGATCGACCGCACGCAGACCCTGATCGAATTCGACCCCGAAGGCATCATCCGCCACGCCAACGGCAAGTTCCTCGGCGTGACCGGCTATACGCTGGCCGAGGTCGTGGGCCGCCACCACCGCATGTTCCTCACGGTGGAGCATGCCGCGTCGCCCGAATACGCCGCCTTTTGGGATGGCATCGTGGGCGGCGATTCCACGGGTGGCCTGTATCGCATCGCGCACAAGGATGGCCATGCGATCTGGCTGCAGGGCATGTTCGTTCCCGTTCCCGGCGCCGACGGCAAGGCCGTGAAGGTGGCCATGATCGCCACCGACGTCACCGCGTCGACGCTGCGCAATGCCGACTTCAAGGGCAAGATGACGGCGCTCGACCGGGCGCAGGCCGTGATCGAGTTCGACCTGACGGGCCGCATCCTGCACGCCAACGAGAATTTCCTCGGCACGCTGGGCTACTCGCTCGACGAGGTGGCCGGGCGCCAGCACGCCATGTTCTGCGAGCCGGCCTATGCCGCCTCGCACGAGTACCACGCGTTCTGGAAGCACCTGGCCAGCGGCAACTTCCACTCCGGTGAATTCAAGCGTGTCGCCAAGGACGGCCGCGCCGTCTGGATCCAGGCGACCTACAACCCGATCTTCGACGCGGCCGGCAAGCCGTTCAAGGTGGTCAAGTTCGCCAGCGATGTCACGCAGGAGAAAATCCGCAATGCCGACTTCGAGGGCAAGATCCGCGCGGTGAACCGGGTGCAGGCGGTGATCGAGTTCGACCTGTGCGGCAAGGTCATCGACGCCAACGAGAACTTCCTGGAAGTGATGGGCTACAGCCTCGACGAGGTGCGCGGCCAGCATCACCGCATGTTCTGCGAACCCGGTTTCGCCCATTCGCCCGAGTACATGGCGTTCTGGGAGCGTCTGGCGCGCGGCGAGTTCAACGCGGGCGAGTACCGCCGCGTCACCAAGAGCGGCAAGCCGGTATGGATCCTGGCGTCGTACAACCCGATCTTCGATGCCGACGGCAAGCCGCTGAAGGTGGTCAAGTATGCCTCCGACATCACCAGCCAGAAGCGCATGTCGGAAGACATTCGCGGCAAGCTCGATGCGATCGGCCGCTCGCAGGCCGTGATCGAATTCGACATGCGCGGCAACGTGCTGACGGTAAACGAGAACTTCCTGCGCACGCTGGGCTACGTGGAGGACGAAGTGGTCGGCCAGCACCACAGCATGTTCTGCGCCGGCGAACTGGTGAAGAGCGCCGAGTACCGCAACTTCTGGGCCGACCTGGCGCAGGGCAAGTTCCAGTCGGGCCGCTTCCGCCGCCATGGCAAGCACGGCGCCGAGATCTGGATCCAGGCCACCTACAACCCCATCCTGGACAGCAGTGGCAAGCCCTACAAGGTCGTGAAGTTCGCGATGGACGTGACGGCCCAGGTGTACCGCGAGGAACAGGTGGCGCGGCGCCTCTCCGACATCACCGGCGTGCTGGCCGAACTGACGCAATCGATCGGCGCCGTGGCGCAATCGGCCCAGCATTCCTCGATGCTGGCCGGCCAGACGCAGACGGAGGCGGGTGCCGGCAGCACGCTGCTGGCCCGCTCGAAGGAAGCGATGCTGGCGATCCAGCAATCGTCGGCCGACGTGCGCGACATCATCGACACCATCAGCGATATCGCCAGCCAGACGCACCTGCTGGCCTTCAATGCGGCGATCGAGGCGGCGCGCGCGGGCGAGCACGGCACCGGTTTCTCGGTGGTGGCCAATGAAGTGCGCAAGCTGGCCGAGAAGTCGGCGCTGGCCGCGCGCGAGATCGGCAAGATGATCGCGCAGACGGTCAGCCGGGTCGACGAGGGCACGCGCCTGAACGGCGACGTGGAAGGGGCGTTCGACCGCATCGTGCGGTCGGTGGAAAAGACTTCCGAATCGATCGCGCGCATCCACGACACCACGCAGGCGCAAACCGCTTCGACGGCAAGCGTATCGGCGCTGCTGGCCGAACTGGAACGCGTGGCGACGGAGCGCTGA
- a CDS encoding chemotaxis protein CheW has translation MEGRSRSVRLAIVVVGGTAVGIDVAAVAQALPLPAALAPLPRRAGALAGVADCDGAPLPVVDLARWVDVGVAPPGAGPPGAVRRILVLREGGRRLGMLVDAIDGFADVPAGALARLHHDDGPDEVFQAMVTVPSTGALLGVLETGRLMALARAWIDAGADEPGGDVAGEEALPAAVVERVNCAVLRAGKVLLALPTMRLAAVEPLPALERIGPGTTAFCAWRGRHVPVVDALAATGQGSPAARPLLAVVEDAGRLLGLAIDGVRDMRPLAPPEPGAAVPTVYDEAGEALVFVAVEPLFARYPETALSCAGGQPGARRDTRAGNAAPLLLFDAGATLAIAAAAVEQVLPFTGAEEAAPATMPWQGRAIAVVDRRRGGGQGHLMIVRHGAAHAACVVDAVRSLVPAGAGRLFTLAQPGRGKADFVEVADGERQGSYRIVDAEELAGAG, from the coding sequence ATGGAAGGACGGTCCCGCAGCGTGCGGCTGGCCATCGTGGTGGTGGGCGGCACCGCCGTGGGCATCGACGTGGCAGCCGTGGCGCAGGCATTGCCGCTGCCGGCGGCGCTGGCGCCGCTGCCGCGCCGCGCCGGCGCCCTGGCCGGGGTGGCCGATTGCGATGGCGCGCCGTTGCCCGTGGTCGACCTGGCGCGCTGGGTGGACGTCGGCGTGGCGCCTCCCGGCGCGGGGCCTCCCGGCGCGGTGCGGCGCATCCTCGTGCTGCGCGAAGGCGGCCGCCGGCTCGGCATGCTCGTCGATGCGATCGACGGTTTTGCCGACGTGCCGGCCGGCGCGCTCGCGCGCCTGCATCACGACGACGGTCCCGACGAGGTCTTCCAGGCGATGGTCACGGTACCGTCCACCGGCGCGCTGCTCGGCGTGCTGGAGACGGGTCGGCTGATGGCGCTCGCCCGCGCCTGGATCGATGCCGGCGCCGATGAACCCGGCGGCGATGTGGCCGGCGAAGAGGCGTTGCCTGCGGCGGTGGTGGAGCGCGTGAATTGCGCCGTGCTGCGCGCCGGGAAGGTTCTGCTGGCGCTGCCCACCATGCGCCTGGCCGCGGTGGAGCCGTTGCCGGCGCTCGAACGGATCGGCCCGGGCACCACGGCGTTCTGCGCGTGGCGCGGGCGCCACGTGCCCGTGGTGGACGCGTTGGCGGCGACCGGCCAGGGAAGCCCGGCCGCGCGGCCGCTGCTGGCCGTCGTCGAGGACGCGGGGCGGCTGCTCGGCCTGGCCATCGACGGCGTGCGCGACATGCGCCCGCTGGCGCCGCCCGAGCCCGGCGCCGCGGTGCCGACCGTGTATGACGAAGCGGGCGAGGCGCTGGTGTTCGTGGCGGTCGAGCCGCTGTTCGCGCGCTACCCGGAAACGGCGTTGAGCTGCGCCGGCGGGCAGCCGGGCGCGCGGCGCGACACGCGCGCCGGCAATGCCGCGCCCCTGCTGCTGTTCGATGCCGGTGCCACCCTGGCGATCGCCGCCGCCGCCGTCGAGCAGGTGCTGCCGTTCACCGGGGCCGAAGAGGCGGCGCCCGCCACGATGCCGTGGCAGGGCCGGGCGATCGCCGTCGTGGACCGGCGGCGGGGCGGCGGCCAAGGGCACCTGATGATCGTGCGCCACGGCGCGGCTCACGCGGCCTGCGTGGTCGACGCGGTGCGGTCATTGGTGCCCGCCGGCGCCGGGCGGCTGTTCACGCTGGCTCAGCCGGGCCGGGGCAAGGCGGACTTCGTCGAGGTGGCCGATGGCGAGCGGCAGGGCAGCTACCGCATCGTCGACGCCGAAGAGCTGGCCGGCGCCGGCTGA